The sequence CACCAGAATACGCCCCTAGCTTCGTATCCGCATCCTCCGTCAAATTGACAATTGACAGCAGATGTTCAACTCGTTCTTTTGTTTGTTTGGCAGACAAGCCTTTTAACGCAGCGATATACCATAGAAATCGGCGACCCGTAAAATCATTGTAAATGCCTTGTTGCTGCGGCATATAGCCAAGAATATCACGATATTTTTTGCCTAGTTTCGCAATCGGTTGTCCGTTATAAGTGATATTGCCTTCACTCGGTTTGAAATGGTCCGTGATGATATTCATCAACGTTGATTTCCCTGCACCATTCGGGCCGAGAATACCGTAAATGCCTGGTGTCAATTCAACGCTAAACTGGTCAAGCGCCGTTTTCTTTCCTTTGTTATAGCGTTTTGTCACGTTCTGAATCGACAGCTCCATGTGTCAATCTCCCTTCTGCACCTGTCTATTAAATAATCGCCAAGCCGCCATTCCCGCACCTATACCAATCACAAGTAAGCACCCGGTATAAAGGAGTCCGATAGAGGTGGCATTCGTAGAATCCAAAACAAAAGGTGCCATGAATACACCATTAAAGGTAAAAAGGATAAGTTGATCAAATCCTAAATACGTTAATACCAATGGTACGATAAGAATAGCCCCTTGTAGCAACAAACTAAGTGTTTGTTTTCGAACCAAAATAGATACTAATTGGCTCATATGAACAATCGCCAACACCCCGATAACCTGCAGTACCCCTATCATGACTAGATATTCCTTAATCGTGATAAGCCAAGGCAGATCACGATAAAGTGATAGGCTTTGAATCGGAGCCGACCAATCCATGACTGGGTAATACTGCTGGAGAACGATAAATTTAGGAATGTTTAGCAATGCTAACAAAACGAGTGCCGAACTGTATGCAATCATTAGCTTACGAACGAATAACTTTCCTCTTCCAAAAAGTGTGGCTCGAAGCAAAATAATCTCATTGTTTTTATAATCGATTGTAAAGAGCGTACTGAGTAACATTCCTAACAATGCAGTATACAGAATCGCAATCATAATATCCCGCGACTGCCTATCAAATAATTCATCGCTCGTTATCTGGTTGATAAACTTTACATCTATTCCTGTACGATTCCGTATATCTAGTAAGCCAGCATACTGCAATGCAACAATACGAAATGCCTCTTCTCTATTTTTAAAGGCATTCCATTCCGTTTTTTTCAGATTATACGCATCCTCAGAAATAATTCCTGATGTGTAAGCGTCTTCTCCTTTCTGTTCTTCCAATCCTATTTCAATGAAGTGCAAGTCTTCTGATTCTATAAACTCTTTAGCCTTCCCATCAACAACTCCCGAAAGTTGCTTCATATACTCGTTATAATTCGATTCAGTCATCGTATAGCTGCGCCAAGCAGATTGAAGCATTTGCACAGATAAAATGACAGCTAACAGAAAGACAATCCAGCCTCTTCCCGAAATAAATAACTTATACCACTCATGCTGAATAAGAAAGTTGAATTTCCGTTGGCGGTAGAACCACATACGAATACGATTGATTACGTTGCGAAATGGTATTTTAAAGGGTACTGACCATTGATGTGTATAAGCTATCGCGATTAAAACAAATAGGAATACAATTGATAGACCACCAACAATGCTAGAAAGCATTATTCTAGAGACGGGATAACCGAACAAATTGATATTACGATAATCTGCAAATAGTTGAAATACATCTAGGAAGGCAACAGGATTTATGTATTTCAAGCTATTCATATAAGAAGCAGGGTGAATCTGCGTATAAAAGACAAAGCTTGTTCCCATGCATGCAAGTAGTAACAAAAATACCGGAGTTGGGCGTCGGAATACCGAAAATAGCAGGACCATCAAGAGACCCAGCAATACGTTCACAAACGATTTTATGATGGTATATAACACCAGATACTCTTTTACCGTCACTAGTTGTATCCCCATCTTAAAGGCAGACATCGACTGAATATAGCGATTCACATCGCCAAATCCATACAACTTGTAGGCAACAGCAAGCAAAGAGCCATAAAAGAGCAAGGACACCAGTACGGTGAATAGAACCATAACGATCAGCTTGACAATGACCGTTTCCATTCTCCCTTTTTTAGTCGATCTGATAAGACCCAGTAATCCTACTTCGCGTTCATAATAAAAAAGATAGAATGCAAGCATATAGGAAATCACCACCATGCAAAGATCAACTGGTGAAAAACGAGTACTAGAAACGAGTCCGTTTTCCAGGCCAATTTGGAGTTTAATCGATTCCAGCGGCTTATAATCCTTCAATGTTTGCAAAATATTACGGTAAGAAAAAGAATTCTCCTTTTGAAAGATAGAAACCGACAACAAATCTACTGCTTTCTCCTGCATCTCATTAAGAAAGCTTGGATGATCTTTAATGGCTTGAAATTGAGCCCTCAATTCCTCATACAACAGCAAATCCTTAGACAGTAGCTCTTTGTCCTTTGCATAATCGCTTGCATTATAACGTTTAACGGCATCTGGATTCTCTCGCTTTTGTTCATCCAGCTTTTTCTTTAATTCTGGCACATGCTCTCCAAATAGCGCTTCCTTCGACATGAAACTATAAAAATTTAACTCATCAACAAGTATATTCGTCTGTTTCCATCCTTCTTCAGGGGTCAGATGCTGGTATTCAATTACCAGTCGATCTAATTCATCGATGACCGCAATTACATTCGAATGTTTTTTCCACTCCGTTTGCAGATATAGCCCACAGCTCGCTAGCAATAAAATACCAATCATTCCGAAAATAATTCGTTTCGTTCCTAATTTGAGGAGCTCGACATAATATAACTTCCTCATTGCACATCAAAGGACCTTCCTTGATTATCAATGGGTGTTTCAAGCAACGTTTTGAACACAGCTGTCCCGTTCTTTATGTCATTTTTGTCTAAGTATTGAATAAAATCTTTTTTGTCTCCTGTCCCGCGAACAAACATATAATGCTCATCTCCCGGATAGATATCATCTGGCATGGATAGATGCGAGGTGTCCACAGTGTAATAAAGTTTTCCATCCTTATATATTTTCATTTCATCCGGAATAGTTGATTCCCCTGAATCAGCCAACCTCCGCAATTGGGCTTTTATGGGACGGACGTATATATAGTCATCATCCACAAAAACTTTCGAGATAATCGACGATGCTTGAATAGCTGTTTCTTGAATATGACTTCCATCCAAATCTGATGTGTAAATTTTTAATCCTCGTTTATCTGTAATATCTGAAGTTTTTGTTTCCCGGTTATTATAGTAATAATACCAATGGTAGAGTTTTTTGTTATGAATGCCTTCGATATTCGGATACCCACCATCTTTCTGATCCCATAAGACAGATGTCTCTTCACTAGTCAAGTCATAGCGCATCACTTGGAACATGCCATTTCCTGGCCATTCTAGAAAGTACAGATGCGTACCATAAGGAACCAAACGTGAAATGCCTCCCTCCTTATTTGTACCTGCAAAAATGACTTCCGGTTCTTTGGTTATCTTCCTAAGGGAGTGCCGTAGTATTTGGTAGATTAACGTTTTATCCTTGTCATAGTCTTCTACAATATAATAGAGGTAACCTCGATGAATAACTGCTTGTACTAGATTTGCATTTAAAAAAGTCCTTAATACCTCACGTTGGGTTCCATCAGGATCACGCTTGACTAACTCGTAAACCCCATTTTTAAATCCGTTTGTCGGATTTTCATTTTTGGCTCCGTAATTATATTCAATTGTATATAAATTCCCTTGGTAAAATTGAAACAAAGTAGAATTAGGTCGTAACGAAACAAATGCATTACAGTTTTGAAAAGCATTCTCCTTCAAACACTCATTGTTAGGGCGATTGTCCAATAAAACTGGAGAAGTGCTGTCTTTGTCCATATAGTAAATATAATTACCGTTTAATAGATAATATCCTTGGTCGCTAGGTGTGATTCCTCCTTGACTGGACTCTGGGTGGAAGTTATAAGGATAATCCGTTTCTTCAATGTATTCATCGCCACCCAACGCCGAATCAGAATTACTGCAGCCAATTAGCAGGGCTAGTACTAGCGTTACATTTAAGAAAATAAAGCCAAGTCGTTTCAATATGTATTCCTCCTTTTTTAAAAAATAGGACTCTAAACAGGGATAAACTAATTTTATCCCTGCTTAAAGTCCAGATTAAATTGAAAAGCAGACACTGCTAGTCTCCAAACAAGTTAATAGTTTACAGCTGTATTCCTTGTCCATATATTTCCTAATGTCCAAGTGTGAACGGCATTGGCTCGAACAGAGGTTGAACCAAACTCAATTGGGTCTAAAAAAGCACTAACACCTGTTTTAAATCCACTATCCGAACCACTAATTGATTTCTCCCTCGTTGTTCCTGCTATTCCATATGTGTAAGTAAGATCCACCCTCATATAAACTGATTCAGAAGCGCTTGTACTTGCTGATGCATGATTTGCCCCTATATTCACCAATCCATAGAGATTAACGCCGTTCACCGTATCGCTAACACTAGAATTAGCAAATGCTGAGTTTGGAACAACAAGGAAAATAGAAGCCACCAACGTTATTATAAATGTAAAAAGTTTTTTTCTGGTTTTCATTTAAAATTCCTCCCTTTTTTTGTAAATTAGTAAAAACTTAGATGCATCGAATCGAACTACATGTTCACCTCCACCGCTTGGTTTAATAACACCAATCACCTGTTATGCAAACTAGTTTGCATAACAGGTGATTGGAATAATCATACTACCCGGACTAAGTGAAAAGTTAAAAGTGTCACAACATGCACTTTTTTAGTCTTATACGTTATAATTTGTCCTATTATTTACGTTCATGACTACGTGAACGTACCTTAACACACTCACGGTTACCAATATATGTATAACAGATGCTTCCCCACAGCCACCCAAATATCCAAATTACCCCCAACTATCATTCTATATTCCACACTCTAGCATCCGACGTTTATGATTGTTTTTTTTACGTTGACGACATCCACGCAGCTTTTTACTTACGCTTACACTCATTTTAATCACACTTGTGATAATTTCAACCATTATTCGAAAATTCGTTTACAATTAAATTCATGAATGCTTTTTTAGGGAGGATGAAATGAAGCTTACAAATGTAGAAACGAATTTACTGGGAATATTCACCGATGAAGTAGCCTTAGACAATCTTGAAAAAATAAAGTTAGTTCATGGATGGCGGTTAATAACTACAGAAGCTACAAAATTAGTAGCTATGTATTGTGTCGCTTTTCTAGCAGGATGTTTTTTCGAAACATTTCTAGTACATTTCTCCTTTTTCTTTTTCCGACAAGTCGCTTACGGTATTCATAGTAAAAACTACCTTACATGCTTAGTGATTAGTTGCATCACTTTCCCTTTCTCTGCCTTTTTAATAAATAATGGAGAAGTTGCACCATTGAGTATTTGGGTTATTTACTCTATTTCAGCACTACTATTAATGCTGTTAGCACCAATAGGCTCATCCATTAACAACATCAGAGGGCCTTTACATGCCCGGTATCTGAGAAGAAAAATGTATAGTAGACTTTGTATTTTGGGAGTTACTCTTCTATTCATCCCTAGCACCATTACTAAATTTTTAGTGGTTGGACTTTTAATAGAAACCATTGCCGTCATGGTAGCTTTTATAAAAAAGGAGGATTGAAAATGTTAAAATTAGTTGCGAAAGTGCTTATTTTTTGGGGAACTATTGGTAGTAAGCAAATGTGCCATGGTGTCTTTCATGAAATGGAAACACCGGAAGAATTGAAAAATATTGACTTTTAAATTCCATTTAGCCCTCAAACTAGTTATAATGACTATACAAGGGGGGGCACTTATGGATATAACAAACATCACTTTAATAATAAGCATTCCCTTACAATGTATCGCCATGTTGTGGATAAACTCTTTTTGGCTTAATTTTAAAGTATCTAAGCGGGAATTAATTATTTTTGTAGTAGGAGTTCTACTTCCAACAATGATACTTTTCAGCTTGGCAGGTGCCTTTTCCTCTGTTTATTTGATGTTCAGCTTAATTCTTTTTTTATATAAAATATCATATAAAAAAATTGTTATTTTAAATGTTTTAGTCTCCTTTTTAATCGCTGTCATAACCGATCATATAGTTTCCTTGATTTTTCTTTTATTTTTCCCCACATTTTTCTCGGAAATCATATTTATTATTTTGAGAAACTTGCTTTTTGGTTTACTATTAGCCGCTGAAGCCTTTGTGTATAAAAAACTACTCTACTATCTACTAGATAAATATATGATTTTCAAAAAAGGGTTTTATTTATTAATCGGCCTATTTTTCATTTCTCTTCTATTCTTTTATCTAAATATTTTTATGATGGCCAACAAAAACTCTTTGGATAACATTCAGTTCAATCTTTCAATATTCTCTATCTACTTTTTTTTCATATTGATTATTAGCGCCTCTATTATTTTTTTATCCATAAAACAACATAAAATAAGCTTGCGCGAGAAAGAATATGATACGTTCTTAAATTACACAACATTACTCGAACAAAACGTATCTGACATTAGAAAGTTCAAACATGATTATATTAATATCCTCTCATCTTTGAGACATTATATTGATAATGATGATATAAATGGACTTAAACATTTCTTTCACGAAAATATTATTCCAACACAAAAGTTTGAAGTTCATAGTAACTATGCCTTAGATCAACTAAACAACTTAAAGATTGAAGGCTTAAAAGGATTGTTAACAACTAAGCTTATCCTCGCACAAGAGAACGGAATTCCTATCTACTTG comes from Sporosarcina sp. FSL K6-3457 and encodes:
- a CDS encoding accessory gene regulator B family protein yields the protein MKLTNVETNLLGIFTDEVALDNLEKIKLVHGWRLITTEATKLVAMYCVAFLAGCFFETFLVHFSFFFFRQVAYGIHSKNYLTCLVISCITFPFSAFLINNGEVAPLSIWVIYSISALLLMLLAPIGSSINNIRGPLHARYLRRKMYSRLCILGVTLLFIPSTITKFLVVGLLIETIAVMVAFIKKED
- a CDS encoding cyclic lactone autoinducer peptide, whose protein sequence is MLKLVAKVLIFWGTIGSKQMCHGVFHEMETPEELKNIDF
- a CDS encoding sensor histidine kinase — protein: MDITNITLIISIPLQCIAMLWINSFWLNFKVSKRELIIFVVGVLLPTMILFSLAGAFSSVYLMFSLILFLYKISYKKIVILNVLVSFLIAVITDHIVSLIFLLFFPTFFSEIIFIILRNLLFGLLLAAEAFVYKKLLYYLLDKYMIFKKGFYLLIGLFFISLLFFYLNIFMMANKNSLDNIQFNLSIFSIYFFFILIISASIIFLSIKQHKISLREKEYDTFLNYTTLLEQNVSDIRKFKHDYINILSSLRHYIDNDDINGLKHFFHENIIPTQKFEVHSNYALDQLNNLKIEGLKGLLTTKLILAQENGIPIYLEIAEEITSVQLDIIELNRIVGILLDNAIEASKVIKTPVIRIAFITLDTSKVIVILNKIDENTTICVQDIFRDGYSTKGENRGLGLTNLKKVLHANNQIILNTKIAQGYFTQEIEIKDKGVW